In the Streptomyces sp. NBC_00525 genome, one interval contains:
- a CDS encoding DUF397 domain-containing protein, which yields MSSTPDPRDMRWVSSTYSGGQGGNCVQWAPEHAVATGEFLVRDSKNPNGPHLTLSPTGFTTLVKYAKNHA from the coding sequence ATGAGCAGCACCCCGGACCCTCGTGACATGCGTTGGGTCAGCAGCACCTACAGCGGCGGCCAGGGCGGAAACTGCGTCCAGTGGGCACCCGAACACGCTGTTGCAACCGGTGAGTTCCTGGTCCGCGACAGCAAGAACCCCAACGGCCCCCACCTGACCCTCTCCCCCACCGGCTTCACCACCCTCGTGAAGTACGCCAAGAACCACGCATAA
- a CDS encoding helix-turn-helix domain-containing protein: MSEQSDQEHEPANGAAYFGAEVRALREALALSQTGLADRLHYQQAQVSKVENGVMLASEAFAQAMDRVAGTPGTYVRLRTKLSKLGHPEWFIPYIQLEKTATKVEDYSNAFVMGMLQTPEYAEAVYRAAHPRESDAQIKQRVEIRLRRREILERENPPLLWVILHESVLRTVVGSSAVMVGQLEHLLAMAANPHVSLQVLPFAAGAPSSELAFILLTQADGTTVLYSEAAGQGHVNDSAATVQEWTATYERLRASAESEARSLRLIHSIMKEHANEQHPGPS, from the coding sequence ATGAGCGAACAGAGCGACCAGGAGCACGAGCCCGCGAACGGCGCGGCGTACTTCGGCGCGGAGGTCAGGGCGTTACGGGAGGCCCTGGCGTTGTCGCAAACGGGGCTCGCGGACCGGCTCCACTACCAGCAGGCGCAGGTCAGCAAGGTGGAGAACGGGGTCATGCTGGCCTCGGAGGCGTTCGCGCAGGCGATGGACCGCGTAGCGGGCACGCCGGGCACGTACGTCCGCCTCCGCACCAAGCTGAGCAAACTCGGTCACCCTGAGTGGTTCATCCCGTACATCCAACTGGAGAAGACGGCGACAAAGGTCGAGGACTATTCAAACGCGTTCGTCATGGGGATGTTGCAGACCCCGGAGTACGCGGAAGCCGTCTATCGAGCCGCGCATCCTCGGGAGTCGGACGCTCAGATCAAGCAGAGGGTCGAGATCCGGCTGCGCCGTCGCGAAATACTGGAACGCGAGAACCCGCCCCTCCTGTGGGTGATCCTGCACGAGTCCGTTCTCCGTACAGTCGTCGGCAGTTCCGCTGTCATGGTGGGCCAGCTGGAGCATCTGCTTGCGATGGCCGCCAATCCCCATGTCTCCCTGCAAGTACTGCCGTTCGCAGCAGGAGCTCCCTCATCCGAACTGGCGTTTATTCTGCTTACGCAAGCTGACGGGACAACAGTCCTGTACTCAGAAGCAGCAGGGCAGGGGCACGTGAACGACTCTGCGGCGACCGTTCAGGAGTGGACGGCCACGTACGAGCGGCTACGCGCTTCGGCCGAGTCAGAGGCCCGGTCACTGCGCCTTATCCACTCGATCATGAAGGAACACGCGAATGAGCAGCACCCCGGACCCTCGTGA
- a CDS encoding alpha-lytic protease prodomain-containing protein yields MERTMLRRRALAACTATVAVGALAIAGLTGTASADPAPHAPTQAADSAQLSPGLLKAMQRDLGLTASEARSRIANEAQATAVTAGLKYSLGDNFAGARVSGDTAKLTVSTTSAADAARIAKAGARAEVVDHSLAELNTAKAALDRVALRKAPANVPSWYVDVSTNRVVVQAGKTAAAEAFLAKAGVDRSLVKIAHSTEQPRTFADLRGGDAYYMNGSGRCSIGFPVKRGTQSGFVSAGHCGRPGTSTSGYNQQAQGSFQGSTFPGRDYSWIATNSNWTPRPLVNGYGNADVTVTGSTEAIEGQSVCRSGSTTGWHCGTIQQRNSSVTYQEGTVTPVTRTNVCAEPGDSGGSFISGSQAQGVTSGGTGNCSQGGVTYFQPINAALQAYGVTLVTNGGPTTPPDPSDPPNPGGTWAVGTNYAAGDVVTYGSASYRCLQGHLAQPGWTPPNVPALWQAL; encoded by the coding sequence GTGGAGAGAACCATGCTCCGCAGACGGGCCCTGGCCGCGTGTACCGCCACCGTGGCCGTCGGCGCGCTCGCGATCGCCGGTCTGACCGGCACCGCGTCCGCCGATCCCGCCCCCCACGCCCCCACCCAAGCGGCGGACTCCGCCCAACTCTCACCGGGTCTGCTCAAGGCCATGCAGCGGGACCTCGGACTGACCGCATCCGAGGCCCGCAGCCGCATAGCCAACGAGGCGCAGGCCACCGCCGTCACCGCCGGACTGAAGTACTCCCTCGGGGACAACTTCGCCGGTGCCCGTGTCTCCGGTGACACGGCCAAGCTGACCGTGTCCACCACCAGCGCCGCGGACGCCGCCCGCATCGCGAAGGCCGGCGCCCGCGCCGAGGTCGTCGACCACAGCCTGGCGGAGCTGAACACCGCCAAGGCGGCCCTGGACCGGGTCGCACTGCGCAAGGCCCCCGCGAACGTCCCGTCCTGGTACGTGGACGTCAGCACCAACCGGGTCGTCGTCCAGGCCGGCAAGACCGCCGCCGCCGAGGCGTTCCTCGCCAAGGCCGGGGTGGACCGCTCCCTGGTGAAGATCGCGCACTCCACCGAGCAGCCCCGCACCTTCGCGGACCTGCGCGGCGGCGACGCGTACTACATGAACGGCTCGGGCCGCTGCTCCATCGGCTTCCCCGTCAAGCGCGGCACCCAGAGCGGCTTCGTCAGCGCCGGGCACTGCGGCCGCCCCGGCACCAGCACGAGCGGCTACAACCAGCAGGCCCAGGGCTCCTTCCAGGGCTCGACGTTCCCCGGCCGCGACTACTCCTGGATCGCGACCAACTCCAACTGGACGCCGCGTCCCCTGGTGAACGGCTACGGCAACGCCGACGTCACGGTCACCGGTTCCACCGAGGCGATCGAGGGCCAGTCCGTCTGCCGCTCGGGCTCCACGACCGGCTGGCACTGCGGCACCATCCAGCAGCGCAACAGCAGCGTCACCTACCAGGAGGGCACCGTCACCCCGGTGACCCGGACCAACGTGTGCGCCGAACCCGGTGACTCCGGCGGTTCGTTCATCTCCGGCAGCCAGGCGCAGGGCGTCACCTCCGGTGGCACCGGCAACTGCTCGCAGGGCGGTGTGACGTACTTCCAGCCCATCAACGCCGCGCTCCAGGCGTACGGCGTGACCCTGGTGACCAACGGCGGCCCCACCACGCCGCCGGACCCGTCCGACCCGCCGAACCCCGGCGGCACCTGGGCGGTCGGCACCAACTACGCGGCCGGTGACGTCGTGACGTACGGCTCGGCGAGCTACCGCTGCCTCCAGGGCCACCTGGCGCAGCCCGGCTGGACCCCGCCGAACGTTCCGGCCCTCTGGCAGGCGCTGTAA
- a CDS encoding GNAT family N-acetyltransferase encodes MKGKFVRLERPSQDDYALMAQWFGPDSVVAVMTATEGEAVSAEDFRNLDHSGGLRQFSVHDRNGKTVGAVHYRAHGPVGGYVIGGAIGDPELWSQGYGAEAFDLLLDHLFHARGAHRVQFTTAMYNKNVLRLATRAGFVLEGILREYYYLDGCHHDAVIWSLLRKEYYGVVEYLKRTEPGFTLPEAIPESDKVEARRIVADYLAGTEGESSTRLLLARVAEETANGRLRDEHPAKEPMAAT; translated from the coding sequence ATGAAGGGTAAATTCGTCCGGCTCGAACGGCCCTCGCAGGACGACTACGCACTCATGGCCCAGTGGTTCGGCCCCGACTCGGTAGTCGCCGTCATGACCGCGACCGAGGGCGAGGCCGTCTCGGCGGAGGACTTCCGCAACCTCGACCACAGCGGAGGACTGAGGCAGTTCTCCGTCCATGACCGGAACGGCAAGACGGTCGGCGCTGTCCACTACCGAGCGCACGGGCCGGTCGGCGGATACGTCATCGGTGGTGCCATTGGCGACCCCGAGCTGTGGAGCCAGGGGTACGGCGCGGAGGCGTTCGATCTGCTGCTCGACCACCTCTTCCACGCGCGCGGTGCCCACCGGGTCCAGTTCACCACCGCGATGTACAACAAGAACGTGCTGCGGCTGGCCACACGCGCGGGCTTCGTCCTCGAAGGCATCCTGCGCGAGTACTACTACCTCGACGGCTGCCACCACGACGCAGTCATCTGGTCCCTCCTGCGTAAGGAGTACTACGGCGTCGTGGAGTACCTCAAGCGCACCGAGCCCGGCTTCACGCTCCCGGAGGCGATACCGGAGTCCGACAAGGTCGAGGCCCGCCGCATCGTGGCCGACTACCTCGCGGGTACGGAGGGCGAGTCCTCCACCCGCCTCCTGCTCGCGCGGGTCGCCGAGGAGACGGCAAACGGGCGACTGAGAGACGAGCACCCGGCGAAGGAGCCGATGGCCGCGACCTGA
- a CDS encoding phosphotransferase — MHIGQLLGSGRNADVYELDEAWVLRRYRDGMDAARELPVMSYLSASGYPVPRLGPQPPSAGPGDLVLQRLYGPTMLESLMSGDVGAEEGAELLAGLLAELHTVPARLSPDPDDRVLHLDLHPDNVMLTADGPVVIDWSNTEEGAPALDRAMSALILAQVAVDPAHPAAPGARLLAGALVPRLAADDGIPAHHLAEAATRRTLNPMMSPSETALITEATELVAALAGR; from the coding sequence ATGCACATAGGCCAACTGCTGGGCAGCGGACGCAACGCGGATGTGTACGAGCTGGACGAGGCATGGGTGCTGCGGCGTTACCGGGACGGTATGGACGCCGCCCGCGAACTCCCCGTGATGTCCTATCTGTCGGCCTCCGGCTATCCGGTGCCCCGCCTGGGCCCGCAGCCGCCGTCGGCCGGGCCCGGCGATCTGGTCCTCCAGCGGCTGTACGGGCCGACGATGCTGGAGTCCCTGATGTCCGGGGACGTCGGCGCCGAGGAGGGCGCCGAACTGCTGGCCGGCCTCCTCGCCGAGCTGCACACCGTCCCGGCCCGCCTCTCGCCCGACCCGGACGACCGCGTCCTGCACCTGGACCTGCACCCGGACAACGTGATGCTGACGGCTGACGGCCCCGTGGTGATCGACTGGAGCAACACCGAGGAGGGGGCGCCCGCCCTGGACCGGGCGATGTCGGCGCTGATCCTGGCCCAGGTCGCCGTGGACCCCGCTCACCCGGCGGCGCCCGGCGCCCGGCTGCTGGCCGGCGCGCTGGTCCCGCGCCTGGCCGCCGACGACGGCATCCCCGCCCACCACCTCGCCGAAGCGGCCACCCGCCGCACGCTCAACCCGATGATGTCCCCGTCCGAAACGGCCCTGATCACCGAAGCGACGGAACTGGTCGCCGCCCTGGCGGGCCGGTAG